One Mycolicibacterium sarraceniae genomic window carries:
- a CDS encoding TenA family protein → MSLSAQLWSANSDVAADVLAHPFVRGVADGTLPTQRFATYIAQDAFFLESFARAYALTLARSRDTPTLLALADLIGGVREELGLHASYAASWGVDLAGVQPLAATSAYTEFLLATAATQDVGVVYAAMTPCMRLYAWLGQTLDPDRAGPYGQWVRTYADPGFEAIARVLENLLDDQAADTPPVRTAYRRAMHLERAFFEAAVSD, encoded by the coding sequence ATGTCGCTGTCTGCCCAGTTGTGGTCCGCTAACTCCGACGTGGCCGCCGATGTGCTGGCACATCCATTCGTGCGCGGGGTGGCGGATGGCACTCTGCCCACGCAGCGTTTCGCGACTTATATCGCACAAGATGCGTTCTTCCTCGAATCCTTCGCGCGTGCTTACGCTTTGACCTTGGCCCGTAGCCGAGACACCCCGACGCTGCTCGCCTTGGCGGATTTGATCGGCGGTGTCCGGGAGGAGTTGGGATTGCACGCCTCCTACGCGGCCTCGTGGGGTGTCGATCTGGCCGGCGTGCAGCCGCTCGCGGCGACGTCGGCGTACACCGAGTTTCTGCTGGCGACCGCGGCGACCCAAGATGTCGGTGTCGTCTATGCAGCAATGACGCCGTGTATGCGGTTGTACGCCTGGCTTGGCCAAACGCTGGACCCCGATCGAGCGGGGCCATACGGCCAATGGGTGCGCACGTATGCCGATCCCGGGTTCGAGGCAATCGCACGAGTGTTGGAGAACCTGCTCGACGACCAAGCCGCCGATACGCCACCGGTGCGCACCGCCTACCGGCGGGCCATGCACTTGGAGCGGGCCTTCTTCGAGGCCGCAGTATCCGACTAG
- a CDS encoding TetR family transcriptional regulator, giving the protein MTSGQLARRAKIIEEVIDLIAEVGADAVQMRDVAQRSGVALATLYRYFSSKENLLAAALQDWQKRLTRRILTAGVPTNSDPLPGVLDYLRRAQRAFNRNPEMTALMLQMMRSADPEVKSAIDEMERTNVELFNRLLVGIAPELIPKVSFGLNAALSAALAGFRARRLSLDESLDNVEWVARVLLAGARPD; this is encoded by the coding sequence ATGACCAGCGGCCAGTTGGCCCGCCGGGCCAAGATCATCGAAGAAGTGATCGATTTGATCGCCGAGGTGGGTGCTGACGCGGTCCAGATGCGCGATGTGGCGCAGCGCTCCGGGGTGGCACTGGCCACCCTGTACCGCTACTTCAGTTCGAAGGAAAACCTGCTTGCCGCCGCGCTGCAGGACTGGCAGAAACGGCTGACCCGCCGGATATTGACCGCCGGTGTCCCGACCAACAGCGACCCGCTACCCGGGGTCTTGGACTACCTGCGCCGCGCCCAGCGCGCGTTCAATCGCAATCCTGAGATGACCGCCCTCATGCTGCAGATGATGCGCTCCGCCGATCCCGAGGTGAAGTCGGCGATCGACGAGATGGAACGCACCAACGTCGAGCTGTTCAATCGCCTGTTGGTTGGCATTGCGCCCGAACTCATTCCGAAGGTGAGCTTCGGCCTCAATGCCGCGTTGAGCGCTGCGCTCGCCGGATTCCGGGCGCGACGGCTGAGCTTGGACGAATCGCTGGACAATGTCGAGTGGGTGGCCCGTGTCCTGCTTGCGGGGGCCCGTCCCGATTAG
- a CDS encoding acyl-CoA dehydrogenase, with protein MALAITIEQEQLAEAVTQFAARHAPIDKTRAALDSIAAGELPTWWEEFTANGFHAVHLPEEAGGQGGTLADMACVIESAAAALLPGPLLSTATASAVAALADDSAAALVADLAGGAPAAVVLPEDSQVQAVRDGTGWRLRGSIGSTLGLIAAQRILLATHSADGTHLWFALQPDLAGVVVEPQRGTDLSTDVGILSLTDYPAESVVSGIDTERARCVVAALAACASAGTVRRGVETAVNYIRTREQFGKPVGSFQALQHKAAVLLVNAELASASAWDAVRAIDESTEQHRLAAASAALMAVYAGPDLMLDALLMFGAIGYTWEHDTHLYWRRATSLAASLGSVTRWGREAGELARTLKRSTAINLGDIESEFRANLATTLDEAAALANETPTDDLRAPGLAFGSQRDLLARAGLVAPHLAAPWGVDATPVQQVIITEEFDKRAGLVRPSLGIAEWILPTILNSGTDAQRERFAEPIMRGTQRWCQLFSEPGAGSDLASLVTRAQKVDGGWLVNGHKIWTSSAHVAHFGAMLARTDPESPKHRGISYFLVDMTSPGIEISPIKQASGEAHFNEVFLTDVFVPDDMLVGEPGRGWDLAVATMAVERTAIGNYVTIDRSQALRRMAEVDGPDHDATLQALGGIEAHTTAIKAMVLRETLRLVQGQGPGPTSSIAKYAMVLLLRRASTAMLGLTGRLAMLESSDPAVVKPYFDMPSELIGGGTAEIQLTIIASMILGLPRK; from the coding sequence ATGGCGCTAGCAATCACGATCGAGCAGGAGCAGCTGGCCGAGGCGGTTACTCAGTTCGCGGCCCGGCACGCCCCGATCGACAAGACCCGGGCCGCCCTTGACTCGATCGCGGCCGGCGAATTGCCCACTTGGTGGGAGGAATTCACTGCCAACGGATTCCACGCCGTCCACCTTCCCGAGGAAGCCGGTGGTCAGGGCGGCACGCTCGCCGACATGGCCTGCGTCATCGAATCGGCCGCCGCAGCATTGCTGCCCGGGCCACTGCTCAGCACCGCCACAGCCAGTGCGGTCGCCGCTCTCGCCGACGACTCCGCTGCGGCGCTGGTAGCCGATCTGGCCGGCGGGGCACCGGCAGCCGTCGTGTTGCCGGAGGACTCACAGGTCCAGGCCGTGCGCGACGGCACGGGATGGCGCCTGCGCGGCTCGATCGGCAGCACACTGGGTCTCATTGCAGCACAACGTATTCTGCTCGCCACCCACAGTGCGGACGGTACCCATCTGTGGTTTGCGCTGCAGCCAGACCTCGCGGGTGTCGTCGTCGAGCCGCAGCGCGGAACCGATCTAAGCACCGACGTCGGCATCCTCAGCCTGACCGACTACCCCGCCGAGTCCGTGGTGAGCGGGATCGACACCGAGCGGGCCCGCTGCGTCGTCGCGGCGCTGGCCGCATGCGCTTCAGCGGGCACGGTCCGCAGGGGTGTCGAGACCGCGGTGAACTACATCCGCACCCGTGAGCAGTTCGGCAAGCCCGTCGGATCATTTCAGGCATTGCAGCACAAGGCCGCGGTGCTTCTGGTCAACGCCGAGCTGGCTTCTGCGTCGGCCTGGGATGCGGTACGCGCCATCGACGAAAGCACCGAGCAACACCGGTTGGCCGCCGCCTCGGCCGCCCTGATGGCCGTCTACGCTGGGCCGGACCTGATGCTCGACGCGCTGCTGATGTTCGGCGCGATCGGCTACACCTGGGAGCACGACACCCATTTGTACTGGCGGCGTGCCACCAGCCTGGCAGCCTCGCTGGGGTCGGTCACGCGCTGGGGCCGGGAAGCCGGTGAACTGGCCCGGACGCTAAAGCGTTCCACCGCAATAAATCTGGGTGATATCGAATCGGAATTCCGGGCGAACCTCGCGACAACGCTCGATGAGGCGGCGGCACTGGCGAACGAGACCCCAACCGACGATCTTCGCGCGCCTGGACTGGCGTTCGGGTCGCAGCGCGACCTGCTGGCTCGGGCCGGCCTGGTCGCTCCGCATCTGGCCGCGCCGTGGGGTGTCGACGCGACCCCGGTGCAGCAAGTGATCATCACCGAAGAGTTCGACAAGCGAGCCGGCCTGGTCCGGCCCTCGCTCGGGATCGCGGAGTGGATTCTGCCGACGATTCTCAACAGCGGAACCGATGCGCAGCGCGAACGATTCGCCGAGCCCATCATGCGCGGCACGCAGCGCTGGTGCCAGTTGTTCAGCGAGCCGGGCGCCGGCTCGGACCTCGCGTCACTGGTGACCCGGGCGCAGAAGGTCGACGGTGGCTGGCTGGTGAACGGTCACAAGATCTGGACCTCCTCGGCACACGTCGCTCATTTCGGGGCCATGCTGGCGCGCACCGATCCTGAATCGCCCAAGCACCGTGGGATCAGCTACTTCCTGGTCGACATGACCTCACCCGGCATCGAGATCAGCCCGATCAAGCAGGCCAGCGGCGAGGCCCACTTCAACGAAGTGTTCCTCACCGATGTCTTCGTCCCCGACGACATGCTGGTCGGTGAGCCCGGGAGGGGCTGGGATCTGGCGGTGGCGACCATGGCCGTCGAACGCACCGCGATCGGCAATTACGTCACCATCGATCGCTCGCAGGCGCTTCGGCGGATGGCCGAGGTCGATGGACCCGATCACGACGCCACTCTGCAAGCGCTTGGCGGGATCGAGGCGCACACCACTGCCATTAAGGCCATGGTGTTGCGCGAGACCCTGCGCCTAGTGCAGGGTCAGGGCCCCGGCCCGACCTCGAGCATCGCCAAGTACGCGATGGTGTTGCTGCTGCGCCGCGCCTCGACCGCCATGCTGGGCCTCACCGGACGGCTTGCCATGCTGGAGAGTTCGGATCCCGCGGTGGTCAAGCCCTACTTCGACATGCCGTCCGAACTCATCGGCGGCGGCACGGCAGAGATTCAGCTGACCATCATCGCCTCGATGATTCTTGGCCTGCCGCGGAAGTAG
- a CDS encoding L,D-transpeptidase family protein yields the protein MKFLKTLASIAAVLLSGQLAAPAAAEPAVATTQWIVVGVPAASSTTGTLTAFQRVGQEWKVVLGPVPATVGELGVGAPVDGVYRTPAGTFGFDQAFGREPNPGTKMPYFQATDQDWWDEDAESPTYNTHVRSSGQPSEIAENLYDSGPIYDYAVNIAHNPQRIPGKVAGIFLHVTDGSPTWGCVAIGREEMKSILNWLDPAANPQITIGVGDPSLVRAQQ from the coding sequence GTGAAGTTCCTCAAGACACTGGCGAGCATCGCTGCGGTGCTACTGAGCGGGCAGCTGGCTGCGCCGGCCGCCGCTGAGCCCGCCGTCGCGACCACCCAGTGGATCGTCGTCGGTGTGCCTGCCGCCAGTTCCACGACCGGCACGTTGACAGCCTTCCAGCGGGTGGGTCAGGAATGGAAGGTGGTGCTGGGTCCGGTCCCAGCGACAGTCGGTGAGCTGGGTGTCGGTGCTCCCGTCGACGGCGTCTACCGCACCCCTGCGGGAACATTCGGCTTCGACCAGGCCTTTGGCCGGGAGCCCAATCCCGGCACCAAGATGCCATACTTCCAGGCCACCGACCAGGACTGGTGGGATGAGGACGCCGAATCGCCGACCTACAACACCCACGTGCGCAGCTCGGGACAACCGTCTGAGATTGCCGAGAATCTCTACGACTCCGGCCCAATCTACGACTACGCGGTCAATATTGCGCACAATCCCCAACGCATTCCGGGCAAGGTGGCCGGGATCTTCTTGCACGTCACCGACGGCAGCCCCACCTGGGGGTGCGTCGCCATCGGCCGTGAGGAGATGAAGTCGATCCTGAATTGGCTTGACCCTGCGGCGAATCCGCAGATCACGATCGGTGTGGGCGACCCGTCACTGGTCCGGGCCCAGCAGTGA
- a CDS encoding TetR-like C-terminal domain-containing protein, which yields MVGAVTRIADRTTEPSPWSPREAELLAATLQLLQQHGYERLTVDAVAATAKASKATVYRRWPSKGELVLAAFIEGCRQVAVVPDTGTLRGDLLRLGEAILDHATRHSATIRAVMVEVSRDPALREAMQHQFLDGRKALIESVLQDAVDRGEIQAAAISEELWDLLPGYLMFRSIVPSRPLTQKTVQIFVDNVLIPSLTRPL from the coding sequence ATGGTGGGCGCTGTGACCCGGATTGCCGACCGCACCACGGAGCCTTCTCCGTGGTCGCCGCGTGAGGCCGAGCTACTGGCCGCCACGCTGCAGTTGTTGCAGCAGCACGGGTACGAGCGACTGACCGTGGACGCTGTCGCCGCGACGGCGAAAGCCAGCAAGGCGACGGTGTACCGGCGCTGGCCGTCCAAGGGCGAATTGGTTCTGGCGGCGTTCATCGAGGGCTGCCGCCAGGTGGCCGTCGTCCCCGACACCGGAACGCTGCGGGGCGATTTGCTCCGCCTCGGTGAAGCCATCCTCGACCACGCCACCCGGCACTCCGCCACCATCCGTGCCGTCATGGTCGAGGTGTCCCGCGACCCGGCCCTGCGCGAGGCGATGCAGCATCAATTCCTCGACGGCCGAAAGGCCCTGATCGAATCGGTGCTGCAGGACGCCGTCGACCGCGGCGAGATCCAGGCCGCCGCGATCAGCGAAGAACTGTGGGATCTGTTGCCGGGCTACCTGATGTTCCGGTCGATCGTCCCGAGTCGTCCCCTGACGCAGAAGACCGTGCAGATCTTCGTCGACAACGTCCTCATCCCCAGCCTCACCCGTCCCCTGTAG